Within Desulfobacter sp., the genomic segment AGGTCGAAATTCAGGCAGTTCATCACACGGGGCCGGTTCAGGGTGAGCACGGCCGCATTGTTTTTTTCTTCAACGATCAGTAGGGACTCTTCAGTCATATCTTTTCTCCGTTCAGTTTCAGTTAGCGCATCAGCAGCCCGGATGCCCTAACATCCTATATATCTTGAAATGACCAGGCGCTGGACTTCAGAGGTGCCTTCCCCGATTTCCAGCAGCTTCTGATCCCTGTAAAAGCGTTCCACATTATACTCTTTCATCAGCCCGTAGCCCCCGTGGATCTGTACGGCATGGTCCGCCACCCGGCTCATGACCTCGGAGCAGTAGAGTTTGCCCATGGCCGCTTCCTTTTCATAGGGTTTGTGGTTGGACTTGAGCCAGCAGGCCTTGTAGAGCAGATTCCGGGCGCATTCGATCTCCATGGCGCAGTCGGCCAGCTTGAAGGCCACGGCCTGGAATTTGGAAATGGGCTGACCGAATTGTTCCCTTTCCCTGGCATATTTCAGGGCCAGGTCAAAGGCGCCCTGGGCGCCCCCCAATCCCATGGCGCCGATGGACAGCCGCCCGCCGTCCAGGGTGGCCAGCATCTGGTGGAAGCCGTCTCCCTTGTTGCCCAGGATATTCTCCTTGGGCACCCGCACATTGTCAAAGTATAGTTCCGCCGTGTTGGAGGCCCGCCACATCATTTTTTTATGCATGGGAACGGCTTTGAACCCCGGTGTGCCGGCTTCCACCAGGATACAGGAGTATTCCGGTTTCCCGTTTTCCCGTTCCCCTGTCACCGCCTGCACCGTGACGCCCATGGTCATATCGCAGGCCGCGTTGGTGATAAAAATCTTGGACCCGTTGATCACCCATTCGTCCCCGTCCAGGACTGCCGTGGTTTTCGAGCCCCCGGCATCGGAACCGGCCGTGGGTTCGGTGAGGCCGAAACCCCACAGGCCCTCCCCGGCACAGAGTTTGGGCAGGTATTTTTTCTTCTGCGCCTCGGTGCCGAAGTAGAACAGGGGGCCAATCCCCAGGGAATTGCCAGCGGCAATGGTTGCTGCCTGGGAACCGTCAATCCTGGCGATTTCCTCCACGGCAATGATATAGGAAATATAATCCATTGCCTGTCCCTCATATTCCTCTGAAACAAACATGCCGAACAAACCGATTTCACCCATCTTCCGGGTCAGCGCTTCGGAAAATTCCTCGTTTTCGTCAAGCTCTGCAGCGATGGGGGCGATTTCCTTCTGGGCAAACTTTCTGACTTCTTTACGGATCATTTCCTGTTCTTTGGTAAGGTCAAAATCCACCCTGGCCTCCTTTTGGGTTAAGGGTTAAAGTCTTATGTTGCGGTGCAGAATCAGCAGGTGCGTGCTCGGAGATTCGGGAAAGAAACTGATCGAGCGCTCAGTCTATTTTACCCGACTCTATAATTAAAAGAATTCGTTTGTCAAATACTTTTTTAAGGGGGGCGGGGAAAGGCGGATGGGGGCCGGACCCTGCCTGGGCCCGGGGCCGGGGCAGGGGGGAATCAGGCCCGTTTGTTGAATTTGGATATTTCGCTCCTGCGGACCCGCCAGGTGTGGCTTTCGTCCTGCACCCCTTTGAGGAAACCGGTACGCAGAAAGCTTTTGACTTTTGCCTTGGACAGCCCGGAGAGGACTGAAAATTTTTCAACGGAAATGGTCTCCTCCATCAGGCTTTGGGTTACCTTTTGGGCGGAGTCGGCCTTGGGCGGCCGGTATCCCTGGATTTTAAGGAGTTCGGATTCCGGAATATGCCATTGGCTGCTGGATATTTTTTTACCGGTCAGAAATCCGGTTTTCAGCAGCCGCCGCACCTTTACCGGGGCCATGCGGGTTTTTACCGCAAAATCATCCACGGAAATATGTCCTTCCGGCGCCGGTATGTCGGGCATGGTATCCTTCTGGAAATCCTCTTCTATGCGCTGGATGGAGGCTTCAATGTGGAAGCTGCCTGCCCGGGTTGAAAAGGGCACCACAATGATG encodes:
- a CDS encoding acyl-CoA dehydrogenase family protein; amino-acid sequence: MDFDLTKEQEMIRKEVRKFAQKEIAPIAAELDENEEFSEALTRKMGEIGLFGMFVSEEYEGQAMDYISYIIAVEEIARIDGSQAATIAAGNSLGIGPLFYFGTEAQKKKYLPKLCAGEGLWGFGLTEPTAGSDAGGSKTTAVLDGDEWVINGSKIFITNAACDMTMGVTVQAVTGERENGKPEYSCILVEAGTPGFKAVPMHKKMMWRASNTAELYFDNVRVPKENILGNKGDGFHQMLATLDGGRLSIGAMGLGGAQGAFDLALKYAREREQFGQPISKFQAVAFKLADCAMEIECARNLLYKACWLKSNHKPYEKEAAMGKLYCSEVMSRVADHAVQIHGGYGLMKEYNVERFYRDQKLLEIGEGTSEVQRLVISRYIGC
- a CDS encoding chemotaxis protein CheX, with amino-acid sequence MDVNYINPFISASMKVFSTFAGMQSMPGTPAVRTQPLADKDIKGFIGLNGHGISGYFIINFSGGFLDQILASIFGRPGSSMEERFDLAGELTNMISGSAKAELSQKGYFFDVAVPKISMELPEIPDKLKTNPIIVVPFSTRAGSFHIEASIQRIEEDFQKDTMPDIPAPEGHISVDDFAVKTRMAPVKVRRLLKTGFLTGKKISSSQWHIPESELLKIQGYRPPKADSAQKVTQSLMEETISVEKFSVLSGLSKAKVKSFLRTGFLKGVQDESHTWRVRRSEISKFNKRA